A genome region from Ralstonia solanacearum K60 includes the following:
- the dapB gene encoding 4-hydroxy-tetrahydrodipicolinate reductase gives MKIAIAGASGRMGQMLIDTVLRTPGVTLAAALDRAGSDAVGQDAGAKLGKATGVIITDDVRAGLSQADVLIDFTRPEATLAHLEIARELGVGVVIGTTGFTAEQKASFKDYGTAIGVVWAPNMSVGVNATFKLIEVAAKILAQGYDVEIIEAHHKHKIDAPSGTALKMGEVVAEAQGTTLAERAVYAREGDTGPRAKGTIGFATVRGGDIVGDHTVLFIGEGERIEITHRSNSRQSYAEGAVRAACFLAGKKGLFDMNDVLGL, from the coding sequence ATGAAAATCGCGATTGCAGGGGCCTCGGGCCGCATGGGCCAGATGCTGATCGACACCGTTCTGCGCACGCCCGGCGTGACGCTGGCTGCCGCGCTGGACCGCGCCGGCAGCGACGCCGTGGGCCAGGATGCCGGCGCCAAGCTGGGCAAGGCCACGGGCGTGATCATCACCGACGACGTGCGTGCGGGGTTGTCCCAGGCCGACGTGCTGATCGACTTCACCCGCCCGGAAGCGACGCTGGCGCACCTGGAGATCGCGCGCGAACTGGGTGTCGGCGTCGTCATCGGCACCACGGGTTTCACCGCCGAGCAGAAAGCGAGCTTCAAGGACTATGGCACCGCCATCGGCGTGGTGTGGGCACCGAATATGAGTGTGGGCGTGAACGCCACCTTCAAGCTGATCGAAGTGGCCGCCAAGATTTTGGCGCAGGGCTATGACGTCGAGATCATCGAGGCCCACCACAAGCACAAAATCGATGCGCCGTCCGGCACCGCGCTGAAGATGGGCGAGGTCGTGGCCGAGGCGCAGGGCACGACGCTGGCCGAGCGCGCGGTCTACGCGCGCGAGGGCGATACCGGCCCGCGTGCGAAAGGCACCATCGGCTTTGCCACCGTGCGCGGCGGCGACATCGTCGGTGACCACACCGTGCTGTTCATTGGCGAGGGCGAGCGCATCGAGATCACGCACCGCTCTAATTCCCGCCAGTCGTACGCTGAGGGCGCGGTGCGCGCCGCCTGCTTCCTGGCGGGCAAGAAAGGGCTGTTCGATATGAACGACGTGCTCGGCCTGTAA